DNA sequence from the Caminibacter pacificus genome:
TTTTCCACTTCTTTTTGTAATTTTTGTTTTTGTTTGTTCAATCTTTCGATAATCGGTTTTAGGTCTATCTCCTCTTTGCTAACCATAGTTTCGAGATTATCGCTTATATCTCTGATTGCATTTTCAATAGGTTCGTTTACGAATTCTATCTCTTCTACTTTTGCAAGTTTTTTGATGTACTCTTTTGCCATTTCAGGCAGATTCGCCAAAACATACGCTTTTTTGAAGTTGCTTTGAGTTAAGGCTTTTATTCTTCTAAGACTTACAATCGCTTCGATTATCAAATCGAAATCAGCAGGTTTTTCTACATCTTTTACTTTTGGATACTCTTTTAACATAATAGTATTTTCTTTTACGTCGGTTTTGCTTAATTCTTGATATAAAAATTCAGTCAAGAAAGGCATAAACGGATGAAGAAGTTTCATAGATTCTTTGAAAATAGCTCCGAGCTCCGCAATAGAATCTTTGCTTACTTTGCTAAGTTCGATTCCCCAGTCGCAGAAATCCTGCCATAAATATCTATAAAGAGTCATTGCCGCGTCGTTAAATCTGTATTCGTCAAGTTCGCGTCTAACGTTTTTAACGGCTTCGTTGAATTTATAAAGCATCCATTTTCCAAGTTCCGTTTTAATTTCGATATTATCCAAATCTTCGAATTTTTCTTGATGCATAGTTAAAAATCTTGCGGCGTTGTAGAGTTTATTGGTAAAGTTTCTCGATTCTACGATTTTAGCTTCGCTAAGTTTAATATCTCTTCCTTGTACAGCAAGTACCGCAAGAGTGAATCTAAGCGCGTCGGCTGAGTATTTTTCGATAATTTCAAGAGGGTCTATTACGTTTCCTTTTGATTTACTCATTTTTTGACCGTGTTCGTCTCTAACGAGTGCGTGAAGATATACGTCGCGGAAAGGTACGTCTTTTAAGAAATGAACTCCCATCATCATCATTCTCGCAACCCAGAAAAAGAGAATATCAAATCCCGTAATTAAAAGATTATTCGGATAAAATCTTTCCAAATCTTCAGGTTGCCATTTAATACCTTTGCCCCATTCGCCGTTTTCCCATCCGAGAGTTGAAAAAGGCCAAAGAGCCGAACTAAACCAAGTATCGAGTACATCCGGGTCTTGGTGGAAATTTTTGCTATGACATTTCGGACATTCACTCGGTTCTTCCACGCTTACCCATTCATGTCCGCATTCGTCGCAGTAATATACCGGAATTTGGTGTCCCCACCATAGCTGACGGCTGATACACCAATCTCTAAGTTCTCTCATCCAAGCGTCATAGTTGTTTTTCCATTGAGCAGGATGAAATTTCACATCACCTCTATTTGCAGCTTCTATTGCAGGAATCGCCACTTCTTTTTTCAAAAACCACTGAGTCGAAACATACGGCTCGATTACGCTTTTACATCTGTAGCAGTGACCCACTTGGTGAATATGTTTTTCTCTTTTTTCGATAAAACCTAATTCTTCTAACTTTTCTACTATTTTAGGTCTTGCTTCGAGTCTGTCAAGCCCTTTGAATTTTCCGGCGTGTTCGTTTAAGATACCTTTTTCATCGAATACTTTTATAAGTTCAAGGTTGTGTCTAAGTCCCACTTCGTAGTCGTTCGGGTCGTGAGCCGGCGTTACTTTCACGGCACCCGTACCGAATTCCATATCTACGTATTCATCCGCAATTATCGGAATTTCTCTGTTTATAATAGGAAGTCTTACTTTTTTGCCGATTAGATGTTTATATCTCTCATCTTCAGGATTTACCATAACTGCCGTATCTCCGAAATAAGTTTCGGGTCTTGTCGTT
Encoded proteins:
- a CDS encoding valine--tRNA ligase — its product is MREYNPKEYEKSTYETWEKEGFFEVDYSKDKNFCIMMPPPNVTGSLHIGHALTFTLQDIMVRYKRMDGYATLWQPGTDHAGIATQNVVEKQLLAEGKTKEELGREEFLKRVWEWKEFSGGTITKQLRSLGASPAWSRERFTMDEGLQRAVRVAFKRLYDEGYIVKGNYMVNWCPKDGALSDIEVEYETHEGELVYIKYPIVDSDEYIVVATTRPETYFGDTAVMVNPEDERYKHLIGKKVRLPIINREIPIIADEYVDMEFGTGAVKVTPAHDPNDYEVGLRHNLELIKVFDEKGILNEHAGKFKGLDRLEARPKIVEKLEELGFIEKREKHIHQVGHCYRCKSVIEPYVSTQWFLKKEVAIPAIEAANRGDVKFHPAQWKNNYDAWMRELRDWCISRQLWWGHQIPVYYCDECGHEWVSVEEPSECPKCHSKNFHQDPDVLDTWFSSALWPFSTLGWENGEWGKGIKWQPEDLERFYPNNLLITGFDILFFWVARMMMMGVHFLKDVPFRDVYLHALVRDEHGQKMSKSKGNVIDPLEIIEKYSADALRFTLAVLAVQGRDIKLSEAKIVESRNFTNKLYNAARFLTMHQEKFEDLDNIEIKTELGKWMLYKFNEAVKNVRRELDEYRFNDAAMTLYRYLWQDFCDWGIELSKVSKDSIAELGAIFKESMKLLHPFMPFLTEFLYQELSKTDVKENTIMLKEYPKVKDVEKPADFDLIIEAIVSLRRIKALTQSNFKKAYVLANLPEMAKEYIKKLAKVEEIEFVNEPIENAIRDISDNLETMVSKEEIDLKPIIERLNKQKQKLQKEVEKLEKKLQNKNFIERAPKEVVEKNQAELNENKEKLQKIEEELRKLNA